A stretch of Triticum aestivum cultivar Chinese Spring chromosome 1D, IWGSC CS RefSeq v2.1, whole genome shotgun sequence DNA encodes these proteins:
- the LOC123180899 gene encoding F-box/LRR-repeat protein 15: MADGGKMKGVEGSGEGTGHGEDMDEEAQEELELALSLGRRGWHLPPVPVPPPAPALRWSMVFPAWDPDAAGSSRAAESVWDSPPVPPLRFRDMWRGGGADADAGGAREAEEHNNVEEEEGSEDGDRDLQNKRPKVGAFGEESSGVNASFFGYEAPHLHAFAEHDHLKLSHGPENELDFGLSLISNDGGNDIPRETNSHGVCDVERSGGTNAEDLEIRMDLSDDLLHLIFSFLCQKDLCRAGAACKQWQSASMHEDFWKYLKFENTRISLQNFVNICHRYQNVTNLNLSGVLSAESLVIEAITFLRHLKTLIMGKGQLGETFFQALAECPLLNTLTVSDASLGSGIQEVTVNHDGLHELQIVKCRALRVSIRCHQLRILSLRRTGMAHVSLNCPQLLELDFQSCHKLSDTAIRQAATACPLLASLDMSSCSCVTDETLREIANACQNLSVLDASNCPNISFESVKLPMLVDLRLSSCEGITSASMGAVCFSRILEALQLDNCSLLTSVSLDLPHLKNISLVHLRKFADLNLRSPVLSYIKVSRCSALRCVTITSNALKKLVLQKQESLCNLSLQCHNLIDVDLSDCESLTNEICKVLSDGGGCPMLRSLILDNCESLSVVELNNSSLVNLSLAGCRSMTFLKLACPKLQVVILDGCDHLERASFCPVGLESLNLGICPKLSVLRIEAPNMSILELKGCGVLSEASINCPCLISLDASFCRQFMDDSLSQTAEACPLIEHLILSSCLSIDVRGLSSLHCLQKLALLDLSYTFLMNLKPVFDSCLQLKVLKLSACKYLSDSSLEPLYREGALPMLVELDLSYSSIGQTAIEELLACCTNLVNVNLNGCTNLHELVCGSDYCRSGDMPIDAFPPDSAPDKTKEIRESSDCQLEVLSCTGCPNIKKVVIPSTANYLNLSKINLNLSANLKEVDLKCSNLYNLNLSNCNSLEILKLDCPRLANLQLLACTMLQEDELKSALSFCGALEILNVHSCPQINTLDFGRLQAVCPTLKRIQSSPIA; this comes from the exons CCAGtgccggtgccgccgccggcacccgccTTGAGATGGTCGATGGTCTTCCCGGCATGGGACCCTGACGCTGCCGGGAGTTCGCGTGCTGCTGAGAGCGTTTGGGATTCACCTCCTGTCCCGCCACTCAGGTTCCGTGACATGTGGCGAGGTGGTGGCGCAGACGCTGATGCAGGAGGCGCTCGCGAGGCTGAGGAGCACAACAATGTCGAGGAAGAGGAAGGGAGTGAGGATGGAGATCGGGACCTGCAGAATAAACGTCCTAAAGTGGGTGCTTTTGGCGA AGAAAGCTCTGGTGTTAATGCATCCTTCTTTGGATATGAAGCACCACATTTGCATGCTTTTGCTGAACATGACCATTTGAAGCTGTCACATGGTCCAGAAAATGAATTGGATTTTGGTTTGTCGCTTATCTCAAATGATGGTGGGAATGATATTCCAAGGGAGACCAACAGTCATGGTGTCTGTGATGTAGAAAGATCAGGTGGAACAAATGCAGAAGATCTTGAAATAAGAATGGACCTATCTGATGATCTCTTGCACCTG ATATTCTCCTTCTTATGCCAGAAGGATTTATGTAGAGCAGGGGCTGCCTGCAAACAGTGGCAGTCTGCTAGTATGCATGAGGATTTCTGGAAATATTTGAAGTTTGAGAACACCAGAATATCTCTGCAGAACT TTGTTAATATTTGCCACCGTTATCAGAATGTGACAAATCTCAATTTGTCTGGTGTCTTAAGTGCAGAAAGCCTAGTGATTGAAGCAATAACATTCTTAAG GCATCTTAAGACCTTGATAATGGGCAAGGGACAACTGGGAGAAACATTTTTTCAGGCTTTGGCTGAATGCCCATTGTTAAATACTTTAACAGTCAGTGATGCATCCCTTGGTAGTGGCATTCAAGAGGTAACTGTTAATCATGATGGATTGCATGAACTTCAAATTGTGAAGTGTCGTGCACTCAGAGTATCTATCAG ATGCCACCAACTTCGAATACTGTCTCTGAGGAGAACTGGCATGGCTCATGTATCACTCAATTGTCCTCAGTTGCTTGAATTGGATTTTCAGTCCTGCCATAAGCTTTCTGACACTGCAATTCGTCAAGCAGCGACAGCCTGTCCACTGTTAGCGTCACTAGATATGTCATCCTGCTCGTGTGTTACTGATGAGACATTGCGTGAGATAGCTAATGCATGTCAAAATCTTTCTGTTCTTGATGCATCTAACTGCCCCAACATTTCTTTCGAG TCGGTAAAGCTTCCAATGTTGGTAGACTTGAGACTATCAAGTTGTGAGGGAATCACATCTGCTTCAATGGGTGCAGTATGTTTTAGTCGTATACTTGAG GCGTTGCAACTTGATAATTGTAGCCTGTTGACATCTGTGTCTTTGGATCTGCCACATCTCAAGAATATTAGTCTTGTACACCTCCGCAA GTTTGCTGATTTAAATCTGCGAAGCCCTGTGCTTTCTTACATAAAAGTTTCCAGATGCTCAGCACTTCGTTGTGTTACCATAACATCAAATGCTCTTAAG AAACTGGTGCTTCAAAAACAAGAGAGCCTATGTAATTTATCATTGCAATGCCACAATTTAATTGATGTTGATCTTAGTGATTGCGAGTCATTGACAAATGAGATCTGCAAAGTTCTCAGTGACGGAGGGGGTTGCCCCATGCTCAGGTCATTAATTCTTGATAATTGTGAG AGTTTGAGTGTCGTGGAACTGAATAATAGTTCTTTGGTTAATCTCTCACTTGCTGGTTGCCGTTCCATGACATTCCTGAAACTTGCATGCCCAAAGCTTCAAGTGGTGATTCTTGATGGTtgtgatcatcttgaaagagcatcaTTTTGCCCG GTTGGTCTTGAATCCCTAAACCTTGGAATTTGTCCAAAGTTGAGTGTTCTACGCATAGAGGCCCCAAATATGTCTATATTGGAGCTGAAGGGCTGTGGTGTCCTTTCTGAGGCTTCAATTAATTGTCCTTGCTTGATATCTTTAGATGCCTCTTTCTGCAG ACAGTTTATGGATGATTCGCTGTCCCAAACAGCAGAAGCATGCCCTCTTATTGAACATCTTATATTGTCTTCATGTTTATCCATTGACGTCCGTGGATTGTCTTCTCTGCATTGCCTTCAGAAGCTGGCCTTGCTTGACCTATCATATACATTTTTGATGAACTTGAAGCCGGTTTTTGACAGTTGTCTGCAGTTGAAG GTCTTGAAACTTTCAGCTTGCAAGTATCTCAGTGATTCATCTTTGGAACCACTCTACAGAGAGGGTGCTCTACCGATGCTCGTTGAGCTAGATCTGTCCTACTCGTCCATTGGGCAGACTGCAATAGAAGAGCTTCTCGCGTGCTGTACAAATTTGGTTAATGTGAACCTAAACGGATGTACGAACTTGCATGAATTGGTATGTGGATCAGACTATTGCCGGTCCGGTGACATGCCAATTGATGCTTTCCCCCCTGATTCTGCACCAGACAAGACCAAAGAGATCAGGGAGAGTTCGGATTGTCAGCTTGAAGTTCTCAGTTGTACTGGCTGTCCAAATATTAAGAAAGTTGTTATTCCTTCAACGGCCAACTATCTGAATTTGTCTAAGATCAACCTTAATTTGTCTGCAAACTTGAAGGAAGTAGATTTGAAGTGCTCCAATCTTTACAATTTAAATTTGAG CAATTGTAACTCACTGGAGATTCTGAAGCTTGATTGCCCAAGATTGGCTAACCTCCAACTTTTG GCATGCACAATGTTGCAAGAGGATGAACTGAAATCTGCACTATCCTTTTGCGGTGCATTGGAGATCCTCAATGTGCACTCTTGTCCACAA ATAAACACGCTGGATTTTGGCAGGCTACAGGCTGTTTGCCCAACTCTTAAGCGCATCCAGAGCAGCCCCATCGCATAG